From Coffea arabica cultivar ET-39 chromosome 10e, Coffea Arabica ET-39 HiFi, whole genome shotgun sequence, one genomic window encodes:
- the LOC113711753 gene encoding ABC transporter G family member 25-like, translating to MQVFGQAENSNTEEPSINSPHHLPPIMSSSFPITLKFMEVCYRVKLKSKKSRGGSLRKMLTSNGPTSSDVENPTAVIQERTILSGITGMVSPGEILAILGPSGSGKSTLLNALAGRLQHSHGLTGTVLANNRKLSKPVLRRTGFVAQDDVLYPHLTVRETLVFCSLLRLPNSLTKKEKISIADSVISELGLVKCENTIIGNSFIRGISGGERKRVSIAHEMLINPSLLILDEPTSGLDSTAAFRLVSTLGSLARKGKTIVTSVHQPSSRVYQMFDSVLVLSEGRSVYFGKGNDAMNYFESVGFAPSFPMNPADFLLDLANGVCHLGNNDKERPNVKQTLVSSYNRLLAPNVKAACLETSTSTGPREMMVRICSPKDQFRSSWTSNVSTWFNQFSILLERSLKERRHETFNSLRVFQVIAASLLAGFMWWHSDFRNIQDRLGLLFFIAIFWGVLPSFNATFAFPQERAIFMKERASGMYTLSSYFMSRIVGDMPMELILPTIFVTITYWMAGLKPELAAFILTLMVALGYVLVSQGLGLALGALIMDAKQASTVVTVTMLAFVLTGGFYVHKVPSCMAWIKYISSTFYAYRLLINIHYGEGKEISSLMGCLQHGSDRAICNFIDEDIGGQIHPLTSSAILLLMFLGYRLVAYLALRFMRS from the exons ATGCAAGTGTTTGGTCAAGCAGAAAATTCAAACACTGAAGAACCCTCCATTAATTCCCCTCATCACTTGCCTCCAATAATGTCTTCTTCTTTCCCTATAACCCTCAAG TTCATGGAGGTATGTTATAGAGTAAAGCTGAAGAGCAAAAAATCAAGAGGGGGAAGCTTGAGAAAGATGCTCACGAGCAACGGGCCCACATCTTCTGATGTTGAGAATCCAACGGCAGTGATTCAAGAACGCACAATCTTGAGTGGCATCACAGGAATGGTTTCTCCAGGTGAAATCCTAGCCATTCTTGGTCCATCAGGCAGTGGGAAGTCAACGCTGTTGAATGCACTAGCCGGAAGACTCCAACATAGCCACGGCCTCACCGGAACAGTCCTTGCCAACAACCGGAAACTGAGCAAACCGGTTCTTAGAAGGACGGGGTTCGTAGCTCAGGATGATGTTCTTTACCCGCACTTAACCGTTCgggaaaccctagttttctgcTCACTGCTGAGGCTACCGAACTCGCTgacgaagaaagaaaaaatctccATAGCTGACTCAGTCATCAGCGAGTTGGGCTTGGTGAAATGCGAGAATACAATCATCGGAAACAGCTTCATACGAGGGATTTCCGgcggagaaagaaaaagagtcaGCATAGCTCATGAAATGCTGATAAACCCTAGTTTGTTAATTCTCGATGAGCCCACATCAGGGCTGGATTCGACGGCGGCGTTTCGGTTGGTTTCGACGCTGGGATCGTTGGCTCGGAAGGGAAAAACCATTGTCACCTCGGTTCACCAGCCATCAAGCCGGGTTTATCAGATGTTCGACTCGGTTTTGGTGTTGTCGGAGGGGAGGagtgtatattttgggaaaggCAATGACGCAATGAACTATTTTGAGTCTGTTGGATTTGCTCCATCTTTTCCCATGAATCCGGCGGATTTCCTGCTTGATCTCGCTAATG GTGTATGTCATCTTGGAAACAATGACAAAGAAAGGCCTAATGTGAAGCAAACTCTTGTATCTTCCTACAACAGATTGCTAGCTCCAAATGTAAAAGCTGCGTGTCTTGAAACATCCACAAGTACAGGTCCAAGAGAGATGATGGTACGAATTTGTAGCCCTAAAGACCAGTTTAGAAGCAGCTGGACGAGTAATGTTTCCACTTGGTTCAATCAGTTCAGCATTCTCCTAGAAAGAAGCCTCAAGGAGAGGAGGCATGAAACCTTCAACTCCTTGAGAGTCTTTCAAGTAATTGCAGCCTCATTGTTAGCTGGATTCATGTGGTGGCATTCTGATTTTCGGAATATTCAGGACCGCCTTGGCCTTCTCTTCTTCATTGCAATCTTCTGGGGAGTTCTCCCATCTTTCAATGCCACATTTGCTTTCCCTCAGGAACGCGCCATCTTTATGAAGGAAAGAGCTTCGGGGATGTATACATTGTCTTCCTATTTCATGTCACGGATCGTAGGAGACATGCCTATGGAGCTCATTCTCCCCACTATATTTGTCACAATAACCTATTGGATGGCAGGGCTGAAACCTGAACTCGCGGCCTTTATCTTAACGCTGATGGTTGCGCTTGGATACGTGCTTGTGTCTCAAGGCCTCGGCCTAGCTCTTGGTGCACTGATCATGGATGCAAAACAGGCTTCAACTGTGGTAACTGTCACAATGCTGGCATTTGTTCTAACAGGAGGATTTTATGTGCATAAAGTACCTTCATGCATGGCTTGGATTAAGTACATTTCTTCCACATTTTATGCCTATAGACTTCTAATAAATATCCACTATGGGGAAGGCAAGGAAATTTCCTCATTGATGGGGTGCTTACAACATGGAAGTGATAGAGCCATCTGCAATTTTATTGATGAAGACATTGGGGGACAAATTCACCCGCTGACAAGTTCTGCAATTTTGCTGCTAATGTTTTTGGGCTATAGGTTGGTAGCTTATCTTGCACTCAGGTTTATGAGATcctaa